In a genomic window of Urocitellus parryii isolate mUroPar1 chromosome 11, mUroPar1.hap1, whole genome shotgun sequence:
- the Smcp gene encoding sperm mitochondrial-associated cysteine-rich protein: MSSEQQKQPCTLPPQLQQHQVKQPCQPPPQEPCVPQTKEPCQPKVPEPCQPKVPEPCQPKVPEPCQSKVPEPCPSTVTPTPAQQKTKQK; encoded by the exons ATGAGTTCCGAGCAGCAGAAGCAGCCCTGCACCCTACCCCCTCAGCTGCAGCAGCACCAGGTGAAGCAGCCTTGCCAGCCTCCACCCCAGGAACCATGTGTTCCCCAAACCAAGGAGCCCTGCCAGCCCAAG GTGCCTGAGCCATGCCAACCCAAGGTGCCTGAGCCCTGCCAGCCCAAGGTGCCTGAGCCCTGCCAATCCAAGGTGCCAGAGCCCTGCCCCTCGACAGTCACTCCAACACCAGCTCAGCAGAAGACAAAGCAGAAGTAA